Genomic window (Arachis hypogaea cultivar Tifrunner chromosome 13, arahy.Tifrunner.gnm2.J5K5, whole genome shotgun sequence):
GTTTAGAAATTcaccaattttaaaattcaattacgTCGTAAGTATAGTCTAAATCAGTAACCAActcacaatcaaagtttaaaaggtTATCACAAAAATCCAATCAATAACCGAAAGTTgaatctcgggtcgttctcccttaaACTTGCAATTGAATGcacattattgattatggaattTGGGAGTTTTGAATATGAATGTGAAATGGTAAGGTGACTATAAATTAAAGAGTAATCAATAACAAAATTGCAATAAGTAAATGCAGTAAGTGAGTAAATAACTATCTAGTAAGTATGCAATTAAGATGGTAACAATTAAGAAGTAACTACACTAGGAAAAGCAAtggaattaaactaaaaaaactaagagaattgaattaataaaagagatggtaatcaaatatttaaaaggTCTTCGCTAGGGTTAAGGATTTAGCCTTCCTATCCTTGTTATTAATCATAAACATGACAATTATTAAGAGTTATTCTCACTTCGTCATCGTCTAACATCGGAGAAAAGTCAAGTagacataattgatctcaatccataaattCTAATCAACTTATCAATTAAGTTTGATAAAAGATTAGCGTTAgtgaaaaccaaatcaactaacaacccTCAATTACCAATCAATATTGGATATTGATAACTCAAGGATTCTTAATTACTCAACCCCAAGTCAAGAATTGAAAAATCTCCTCTATAGCTAAAgtaacatttcatcaaacacttggtgagtaataagaaaaaaatcatgagattgtaaaaattaatcaaaattaaatccaattactacgaattttttttgttagaattttttttgttagaatttttcTTGAGTCATCCTTGAGTTAACAAAGTTCACAAACTAAGAAAATAGCAAATTAACTCAAGGATGACTCAAAAAAAATTCgaacaaaaaattaaagtaagagaataacaaaattaaagcaaaacTATAACTAAACATGTTTGAATTTcagaattaaatataaaattaacaagAACCCTAGAAATATCTAGAGAAAACCTATAGTTTCTCTTCTtagaaaattatgaaaaaaaaactatCCAAAACTACGTGGAATTGATGGAATGATAGAGTGTGTATCCCTCTTTGAGTCTAGGCCTCCAATACTTTAGAATGGAATTGAATTGGGTCCAAAATTTCCCCCAAAATTGCCGTCACATGCTTTTATTAATGAGACATGCAGTATACGCACACCTCGTGCATACACACGAATGGAGAAAGATGCGTACACATGGCGGTCAgatcttcaatttttcaatttttcatgatttcttcactttttcatgcttttgctccatctttcaagccattcttgccctgttaAACCTGagacaaacacatcacggcatcaaatagaatgaaagtgaattaaaattgataGTTTATTGGtccaaaaaacatctttttaatgtttaaacaaaAATTAGGAAAAAATCATAATAACATGCATTCTTGGTGAATAAATTCAAGATAAGTTGATAAACTCCATGTTTTCTATcgaaaaattatcataaaataggaatttatcaacctccccacacttaagcactAGCATGTTCTCATGTTAAGTATCATAAGACCAGAAAGGATTGATGGAATGGTACAACTTATGgaatgcaaactatctatatgaatgcaactagtATACCTAATGCCACATACTTCTATCCACTTGGTTACAAataactcaattttcaagaacacAAATGAGCACATAGGGCCAAAAGCAATGCAGTTATTAATACAAACCCACTAATTTGAGTTCCAAAATAAAATGTAAACCATCTTATAAGATGACAATTCATGATAGTTGAAAACATAGAGTTGAGTAATCGAACTTCActggatgtgtttacactctagcCTCTCTAGTGTTTTGGGTTGACTCTCTCAGTTCTcttctaatcttgctttctaaggcttgtttttcttctaacaattaataattatttaatatatgcatgcaagtatcatgaggGCTTATAAGAGGTTGTaatgggttagggtcaaggtgggGATGTATTTGGCCGGTGGACTCAAAATTCGaacctttgattagcttaggcgacCACCTAATATAAGACACCCTACTTAGTCCTAATGTCCTTTTCCAAGTACTCATGGTTCACTCATGCAATTATCAAGATTCATCACATATGCATTTACTTTTCAAAATTCTATTTGGGATATGATTTatcctctttttatttttttcttttgtttttttatgtaCAAGTATATACACTTACTATTttactctctttttttctctttttttttcaaagatgaaACGTAAGACATGAAAAGGATAAATGCACATGGtttaaatatttactttataAAAATGAACTTACTTTCCAGGTTCTCAAATTCCCTTTCCCAAGTTCACATAATGCACTCacactaatcaaagatccaaataaagatatttattattttttgcttagggttagtgatgagctaaaaattaagaataaacgaaattaaataggctcaaaattgctaacaatggtagatagaaaggtaggctatttggacaAGTGAGTTTATAACAAATGATAGTATCAATCATATACATTCttacaaacaaaaaattattggacatatagaatcaaacaagtcATAGAttataattttagagagaataacacacataAGAATGAAATATTGGTTggaaatatgcaatcaaatatttAAACCCAAATCTTACTTGGATTGTGCGTTCTAGCtctaaattatgtttcaaaaattatttttcttcaagCAAGATTAGTAAAGATTTTAACTCAAATCAGCGGGATAccttaaaataattttcttgaaaaatcATTACTCTAACAAAGTggcctaaaattttattttattttttttaaggggTGGTtggatgaaaaattaaaattacaagttCTTCTCTCTATTCTATACTATTCCAAGTTATCTCATGCATATACAGAGTTACCTAGGTCatataatccatatccatccaataataactacaaagataaaagaaatatgTATAAACCATCCTAAAAAGAGTACGAGGAATCAAAATAAAGCCTTACATTATGTACAGGCCAACTAAAATGCAGGAGTACTAAAGACTAACAAATAGCTCAAAATGTAAAATatcacaattataaaaaaaaattagagcttATAGGTGTTGGAAAGAGAATTGTCACCCAAAAAAATATCAGTCACCGACTTTTTTACACTTAAAATTttgcacggtcctctgtgcaTTCAATGTCGAATTAGGGAGTAAGGGATGCTATGGATCTCTACCTCCATTGTCCTTAGGCTGGTGAAATTGGAGCACCTCTGTGTCTACTGCCTGATCTTTTTCTTTATTGTAGTCTGAGTTGGATTCCGGTATATCTGGTTCTTCTGGGGGTAGGTTGTTGCAGTTGATGAGCCTCTTCAAATAATTATAGCATTGCTTGTTGTGATACTTATTTTATTTGATCTTCCAGGTTTTCCGGTTAATCTTCTAGAAGTGCTGAATCACTAGCTAGTGGATAGGCTAAGATGCTTGTGAAGGCGCTGCTGGTGGTGCTGAGTTGCCTACCGCATCTGAAGGCAGGGTCTTGCTCTTGCCTTTGGTTAGGGCCTAAGGTATGAACCATTTTCCATGTGGAATATACTCCTTACTCTTAGGCAAGGCTGGTACCTCATCGTTATCCTCATAAGGGACTCTAGCTGTGGAGACTAAGATCGTAACTAAAGTAGGGAATAGAAGGTTGTCAACCGTTGGTGCCCGACCCATAGCCTATCTGATGAGTCTTCTAAGGTTTAGATGTTTCTCCTCCAAGATGCACCAGATGAGGATAGCCATGTCCGTAATGACattggactcatgagtgctcagcaTGACGTAGTTAGACATGATTTGCTACCATACCCCAGCCTCTATAGTCAAGGCATTTACCGAGATGCTCTTAGGATTTATCCTATTTGCTCCATAATTCTAGCTACTTCTAGGTTAGGCAACGAATTCAATGATCGCATCCCAGTAAAAAATATACGGATGGCATTGCATCTCAACCTTTTGATAAGCATCTTCCCCTCTTGGGCTCTGTGGAAGTCTGGTTGCTTGCTGAATAGCGGCTTCAGTTACCAGGACTTGCTTGCTTCGCACAAAAACACAGTTAAGAGCCGCTGAGTAGTAGTTAGTATAAAATTCATTGACCCAAGATAGGTTGATATCACTCACATCCCTATCAAGGAATCCCCATCCACATCGCTCAATGCAGTCTACCACAAACCCGAGTTAAGTTCTCCGAGATACGTAGTTGTCATTCACAGTGGGTGGCTCGCTCTAGCAGTTTGGTGTACATCCACTCACAGTAACGGTTTGAGAATAACGTTGGGTTGTTTGGACGGGTCCTTTTGTCCGCTTCATCAATACTCTCACTCTTTTTTTACCACTTCGTAGGTTGCGGTGCGGTGGGCTGCTTGCACTTTACAGCTTTGCTAGGTGCCTTCAGAAAggccttttctttccttttcttgctATTCATCTTGAAGAGAAGTGGGAAAGAAAGTACATTAAGCATAGCCGCAAAGAGACCAAAGCCAAGAAAGTACATGCGGTGCATAATGCCAAACAAAAGTAAGAGTTCCAAATCACATGGTAGTTACAACATGTAATTGAGAATGCAAGATAATTATATAGGTATATCCACAAATAGTTAATGTAAGAATGAAGCAAGAACATGATCAAACAGCGTGAAAAAAACAAATTCAAGAATCAATGACACTCAGTAATTAAAGAGTACAAGCTTAGTTTCAACTTGTGAAATCTGTTTTCAACAGAACCCAAAGTTTATAAAGCATAATAAGTTGATATAATTGGGTTAGAGAGGATCCATTCACTAAGCTTGTAGACTCAGACGAAAGTCACAGTAGTCATAAAATCAGAAATTTGAGTCACTTACAGACAAATCAAATCCCCATCAATGCATAAAAAATAAGTATCATATAAGAACAAGCATGGATTCTTAAAGACCTGACCCATAATTCATTCATAATCTCTTTGGGTCCTTTTAAGAAATACTTGATGTACATCATCCTACAATAAATAAAATGACACAACCAAGAGTTCGTCGCAACCAAATTCACAATGTTAATCATCAAAGCATCAAATaacaacataaataaaaataatcagcCTCATAACAGTCCAAATAATCTACATaaattgaaaaacaaattcaATCCCAGCTCGAGAACATAAAAGCATAGGCAAATATGTACAAGATACACTAATCCTAAAATGAACCTGaacataaattaaaacaaaaatttaatttaaccaACTAACTAATCAAAATTAACTAATGCAACATCAatcaaattgaataaaaaataaaaacaaaaatgaagttAAACCTAGAACAGAGCAAATAAGAGCAAAGGAAAGGGAAGTTGCTGAATTGAGCAGCAACAGTGGCCAACGACTTAGGTGGCACCAGTGGTAGTAAACGAGCTGAAAAGTGAGACAAACAGGGATACCCTATTCTTGCACCGCCGCTGACTAGTTGGAGTGCGACAGAAGATGAAAggaggaaagagagaaagagaagagaataatgGGGAAGAAAATGGTGGTAGCGCCGATGTCAGTGGCTCACTGGAAGTGAGCTAACGAGATGGTTGTAGAAgcaggaagaagagaagaaaagaagggaaggGAATAATGCGAGTGACTAAGGCTCGCACTCTTCTCTGATGTGAAAGAggggggtcatgcgtacgcattatCTATGCATACGCATGACATCAAAAACAAGGGCTTGAACATTTAACATTGTGCGTACGCACTGTAGTTGCATGATGCACACACAAATCACTTTCGACTCTCGTTTGGCATAGTGTGTACACACAGTACTCGCACGATGCtcacataaaaatattttcattctgGTTTGGCATCGTGGGTATGCACAATACTTGCACGATGCttgcaaaaaaatattttcactctAGTTTGGGATCGTGTGTACGCACAATACTCGCATGATGCTCAGACAAAAACATTTTCATTTTGGTTTGGCATCATGTGTACGCATGCtttatgcgtacgcatgatatGGCAAGTTTTAGAGAATAATGGATACGCATGGGTCATGTGTACGCATGATTTTACTTAGCAATCTTTGCTTATTTTCATCAAATTAAACCTTGTGAGCACATAACAAACAACCAAAACAATGCCAAACTCTTCCAAATCTTAATTCCACTAAGAAAATCTAAGAAATGCAACTAAGAAGAAATAGAAAACTAGTACTAAACCATATACAAAGAGGAAAACTAGAAGATTAtatcatggtggggtgtctttcacccagcacttttctttaatgtccttaagtttgATGGGCCTGAAGCTCAATCCTTTGCACTGGGTCAATCTTCCAAGAGGAACACCTCAAATTCCTTGTTGTTCTTAGGTTGGCATAGTGATATAGCTTGAATCGATACCCATACGCCCTAAAAGTATTCTCATTTGATGGATAACGCAGATGAACCACACCATAGGACTTAACCTTTTCCAATTTGTATGGGCCATCCTACCTTGATCTTAGCTTTTCTGACATTAACCTCAACCTTGAATTATAAAGTAACACCAAATCACCACTTCTAAAGTTCTTTTACCAGATGTTCTGATCTTGTACTGCCTTGGTTTTCTCATTATAGATCTTGGAATTCTCATATGCCTCTAGTCTTAGGAATTCTAGTTCCTCCAATTGCAATTTTCTCTCCACACTCCCCTTCTGCATGCCCATATTGCACTCTTTTACcacccagtaggccttgtgctcAATTTCAACAGGAAGATGGTAACTTTTACTATAAATCAACTGAAATGGGCTCATTCTTATTGATGTCTTGTATGCAGTTTGGTAGGCCCACAAAGCATCTCCTAGCCTTGCACTCCAATTTTTTCTTTGGGGTTTTACCACCTTTTCCAGAATCCTATTGATTTTACAGTTTGAAACCTCAACTTGGCCATTTATAAGAGGATGACAAGCAGTAGCAACTTTATGAATCACACCATACTTCCTCATCAACGCCTCCAACTTCCTATTACAAAAATGAGTTctttggtcgctcacgattgctcgtgcaAATGAGGTTGTtcctcacaaaggaaacaaccgtgttagcatcatcagtttGGGTTGGAactgcttccacccattttgacacataatcaaCAACTAACAAAATGTATAAGAACCCATTTGAGTTTGAAAATGGGCCCACAAAGTCAATAcccatacataaaaaattttgcaaaacaagATTAGTTGTTGGgtatttcatccctttgggatgcaTTTTCAAACTTTTGGCATTGATGACAACTTTGGAAAAATTGATTTGCATCATTGAACAatgttggccaccaaaatccgcaattcAAAACTTGTCGAGCATTTATTTGAGGGGAAAAATggcctccactctcagatgagtggcaagaTTGGAGAATGGATTGGAATTCGGATTCTGGCACACATCTTCTGATTACTTGGTCAGCTCCGCACCTCCACAAGtaagggtcatcccaaatataataCTTGGAATCACTCTTCAACTTGTCCcttttatatttgaaaaaaattggagGAAAGGTGTGAGCTACCAAGTAATTTGCTATTGGTGCAAACCAAGGAGTGTTAGGGGTAATTGCTCCCAAGGCAACCAAAGGAAATGAATCATCAATAGGAGTGAGATCTGATGTGGTGTTTTCAAGGCAGTTTAAGTGGTTCGTCAATAAGTTTTGCAATCCACTCCTATCTCtgatttccaaatcaaatttttaGAGAAGCAATATCGACCTAATCAATCTAGGTTCAGATTCTTTCTTTACCAAAAGGTACTTTAGAGCTGCGTAATTTGAATACACCACCACCTTAGATCCTAGCAAAGTAAGCTCTAAATTTGTCCAATGTAAAAATAATGGCTAGGAGTTCTTTTTAGTGGTGGTGTAATTGGATTTGCAGCTTCCAAAGTCTTAGAAGCATAGGCTATAGCATAAGGAATCTTACCCTCGCACTGTGCAAGCAGGAGATCCACAGTATAGTTAGAGACATCACACATGATCTCAAACAAAAGGGTCCAATTCGGGCCTTGCACGATTTAAGTTGTGGTCAAAGTCCCCTTTAGCCTATCAAAAGGTTCCTTGCAAGCATAATCAAAGTTAAAATCCACATCCTTTTGAAGTAATCTAGAAAGTGGTAAAGCAATTttgctaaagtccttgatgaacctcctgtagaatcctgcatggcCAAATAAAGAATGGATCTCCCTTAGCAAGGAGGGGTAAGGTAAGCAAGAAATAACCTCAATCTTATCCGGTTCAATGGAAATTCCATCACTAGAGACAATATGCCCCAATACTATGTCTTGTTTCACcttgaaatgacacttttcaaaattcaacaaaGGTTAGTATTGACACATCTCTCTAGCACCCTAGCTAAGTTCTTTAAGCACACATCAAAGAAATTGCCATAAATACTAAAATCATCTATAAAGACCTCCATACAATGCTCCATAAGATCAGAGAAACACTCGTCATGCACCTTTAAAAAGTTACCGGTGCATTGTACAAGCCAAACGGTAAGCATAAATTCCAAAGTGACATGTGAGTGTGGGTTTCTCCtaatcttcaggagcaatatgaGTATGAAAATATCAAGTACAACCATCAAAGAAAtagtaatgagatttacctgacaaaCGATCCAACATCTGACCAATAAAGGGTAAAGGATAATGATCCTTTCTTATGGCTAGATTGAATCTCTGGTAATCAATACAAACCCTCCATGCATTCTAGACTCTAGATGCTACTAGTTCTCCACTATTCACCTTTACCATGGTCACCCCAGATTTTTCAGGAATTACCTGAACCGGACTTATccattcactatcaaaaataggatagatAACATCCGCTTTCAAGAGTCTAGTAACCTCCTTTTTTATCATGCCAAGGATTGTTGGGTTCAAACACTACTGAGGATGTCAGACTGGCTTAGTGCCATCTTTCAAGAAAATGCGATGTAGGCATGTCTGTGGACTTATTCCCACAATGTCATTCAGGCTCCACCCTATCGCTTTTTGTACTTCCGTAACACCTCAAGCAACTTTTCTTCCTCTTAGAAAGAAAGCTCCTTTGCAATAATCACTGGGAGTTTGTTGTCTTCTTCTAAGAATGCATATTTCAAGTGAGGAGCAAGAGGTTTTAACTCCTCACTTAAATCTTGACGTGGTAATTTGTCCTTTTGATACAATGGAGGTGGTAGGGCATCTTCATCATATTCATCACATTTTCCCACATTTAAGCCTTTGTCCAAGGTCGCCTCTTCAAAAGTTTCATATTGAACCTCAGCTACAACCTCATCAATGATATCACACCGGAGAATAGAAGGCTTTTCCGGCAGGTGTCTCATTGCTTCTTCTAGATTGAACTTCACTACCTTTCCATTAGGAGTGGAGAAAGGCCAAGCGCCCTCTACCAGAGGCCTATAGCCTGGCCTGTATTTAGCCTGACCTGGtctggcctgttataaaataggcacTGGCTCATACTCTTGTAAAAGCTTTAATATGTTAATAGGCCAAGCCCAAGCTCACTAACTAACCTTATTGGCCTATCAAGCCTGCTTGGGCCTGTTaacacataattaaatatataaataatttttttattattaagagtaAAGTCTGACCTAGCCTGGCCTGTTTCTACCCCTACCTTCCATCAATTTCGAAGGAGTAGGTACCAGAAAATGCACCGAGTTTGAATCTTGAGGTCTTTAAGAATGACCTCCCTAACAAGATGGAAGATGACCTCCCTGAATCATTCAGCAGTATTTCAAGGATATAGAAGTCTACTGGAAAGATCAAACCTTTGATGCTTACCAAAACATCCTTAGCAATACTCACAACAGAAATTATGCTCTTGTCGGCTAACACAAACCAGCAGCTGACCTCTTCAACGTAGAAAGATTCAACCTATCGTAGACTGAGAGCGGCATGATACTTTTGCaagcccctaagtcacacatacAGTCCACAAATTGCATACCACCAATCGCACAAGATACTAAGCAAGGTCTAAAATCACCACATTTTGCAGGAATAATTCCTATTGAAGAGAAAATAGAACTACCCAACGAAATAATCTCAAGGTCATTAATCCTATCTTTGTGAATACACAAATCCTTTAAAAATTTTGCCTAATTTTGAACTTGTCGGATGGCATCAAAGAGAGGGATTGTTACCTCAACTTTTTTGAAGATTTCCACCATGTTGAGGTCCAACCCCACATGCTTCTTAGCCTTTTTGGCCATAGTTGGTAAAAGAACAGGGATGCGTTCTTCCATGACATTCTTTCTCTTGGTTCCTTAGTCATTGCTTGTTCTTCCTCCTCCCAAACAACCTCTTCCGCCTTATCTTCATTCATATCTTCTACCTCAACTACTTTTTTTTATGAACATCCTCCATAGCAATTGAGTCCTTGGAAACCACATCCTCTAATGTGGTACTggacctcaaggtgatggcatttAAGCCACCCTTGGGTTTGGAAGTGGTTGAGATGGGATCCCACTTGAGCTTGAAAATTGAGAGGAGTTTGAATTGTTGTTGGATGATCCCATGGGCAACCGGGATACAGCATCGGCCAAAGTTACTAAGATAGCGTCATGATACTTGCTTGCTTCTTATTGTTCCCTTCTGATGCATTTGCATATTAGatagttaattagttaatttaagaCTTTGTTTCATGAATTTCATTCAATAATCAAGTGGTTTTAGGGTTAGTTATCATTCATTTGTACATGAAAGGAATCATTGAACAATGAGTAGAATTTGGGTTCATTCATGAATATATGAGCATACATTGTGAAGTTGTGTATTTGATAGTTATTCATAATGATATGAGCCATGTTTTGATTCAATTTTGTTCATTGATTTCTTGTTACAAGAGAATAGAAGTTAAAGAAGCATGCAACATAAACCAAAGAAAACATGCAACGTAAATCCAAGGAAGCAATTTTTGGCAACAATAGTGGCGCCTTACGCACCCAATTTGGAGCCTAAAACACCAAGATCATATCACTCTCCAGGGCACCAAGTGGAGGCACCAATAGTGGCACCTTAGGCGCTCAAAATGACAATTCAAGCACCCTTGCAAACCACCTCTAGGGCACCAATCTTTGGACATCAAGTATGGCGCCTTAAGCACCCAAAATGGCGCTTCAAGCGCCTTCCTTCACCACCTCCAAAGCCATAAAAgttgtgcttcaacattggtgcCTTAGACGCCTGATGCGCCCCGAAGActatgttggtatagaatttctcaataaaatctcattgcaagtatagctcttcccaacaacaatcctcgagtatcaaatttagaagggaaattggttgtcacaagttcaaccccaataaaagtaaccgaagtattcaaacctcgggtcgtctcacaaggaatgggcaaatatgtgcttcaacattggttagaaatccggggttgccagtcatgagcaagaaattaaactaggaatcttaacaagcaagtaatcttggaatgcaagaaactaattcaattgACTAAAGCAAGATGCAAATAAttccaaactaataaaataacaaCCAATGTAATTCTAATccaaactaaacaagtaactataactaagataAGGCAATTGAGATTTTTGGgatttcaaatatgaatgataaaagcaactcttggctaagcatgggaattagggtcactatccttgtctaataaccatatcttgacaattatgaggaaccaaactcattaaccAAACTCATTacgtttacttctatacttgaagtatgttaaatggtttagccaacatcaacccataaggtccaacctaactACCAATTAGCTtgatagtaggctagtgtcaatggctatcaaattaaccactaagggttcccaaatcatcaaatccattagacccaatgactcaagcttacccaattcccttagccttgGCCAAGAGTAAAAatgactactccataatcaaaggaaacatttcatcaaacacatggtaagcattaataaaagacctATTTAAATTGCAATCAAATTGgaactaacaagtacccactaacaattatcaacatacaatcattcaaacaacacaattcatcatggaaatcatcaatgcagcaataacaaatcaagatctacaagattcatgaaatgggtataaaatgacaaacaacaagaaaacataaaactaacacaagatctaaacaaaattatactagagaattcaaattgaacaattaaaactagtaattaacaagatccaattcaaaattcaacaagggaagatcaaattaaagctagatctagagaggaacaaggatttctctctctagaagaacaaagaaccaaaactagctaaaaattatgtCTATGTGTAAAAATGATTGATTCCTCCCTTTCCCCTTAGCATCCTTGGGtattttccatgcagaaacagcttgaatttgggcttgatgagcctcagaaatcgcctggcacgatttcctttaatgaggtcacgtgcagccttccacgcgtgcgcgccatgcgtgcatgtgctccgattgcttttgtgatcc
Coding sequences:
- the LOC112735191 gene encoding uncharacterized protein, coding for MRKYGVIHKVATACHPLINGQVEVSNCKINRILEKVVKPQRKNWSARLGDALWAYQTAYKTSIRMSPFQLIYSKSYHLPVEIEHKAYWVVKECNMGMQKGSVERKLQLEELEFLRLEAYENSKIYNEKTKAVQDQNIW